TTCATAAAATAAAAGTGCAACTTtcaattagaaaacaaaatttgtattcttttataatgcttttaaacACTAAGTTTTACTTTATCAGCAAAACTTGAAAAAATCAGTAAAGTTTGAAATGGGCTCTGGgctagaaaaataaaacaatttgatatGTAATCTACAAGATTCACTTAAATGAAACTCTGGTAAAGTTGCACATTCGGTTTAGTCACAAACAGCAGTacacatatgtaattattaatattgaagttCTCGCTCAGACAAccctttaaataattttgaaatatcattattaataggATCAGGTCAGTTTATGGATCTAAAATGGTATTTTATACCTCATATGGATAACAATACTAGATGGAAAAGTTTTGACAAATTTCATAGCCCATACATGTGATTTCTAAAGTTGGAAAAGGATTTTTTTTCGACTGGTTCATCAAAAAAGCACCAACCTTGTGATGGGAGGGCAGCAGTCATGGTTAAAGAGAGCGACCGAAGGATAAACCCCAACTGCTGTATAATTTATCTTGGAGGACTCAAAGTCCATATCCTTTTTATACATTGTCTCGTAGATCTCATGAGCATTGAACTGCAAACATTGTAACAAATGTAGGAGGACGCAACCAAGAAACAGCCGCATTCCTGTTAGGTTGTCATCTGTAAAACACCATTCTAATATTAATCCAGAAAGATGTTtcttaaatactaataatatataagaaCATTGCTCCTATGTCACTGTTGACCCCTGTCATAACTATTCCAGCTCTGTTTcgtttttaattgcaattttttcATATTAGGTGCTTAAAAATCCTATCCTAAGCACTTAATTTTTGaatcttgtaaatatttgttgttgtatCTTGTGTAATTCTAGTTTGTCAGCAATCTAATCGGTGTACGTTTacacattaataaatatgttcaatCATAAATACTATTTcgcttaatattattaaatgccattgattatttaaaattttgtttttaaaattcatatgaaAATGTAGTAGCCCTATATAGCTAGAGAGTGACAGACATGTGGAGAGTCAATATGAGAAAGGTAGAGAGGAAGACGAAGCTGGCCTGAGAGTGCTTTCAGTTGGATTATCTTATGATCTGATTAGGAACTGTGAGAACAATACACTATCAGCTATCAATcttgtttgtttttcttattttactttaacttgctatttttataaatacttttattaagtaGCTAGTGattcagtggcgtagcgacaGAGGAGCGAGTGGAGCGACCGCTCCAGGGCGGGGATGACAGGGGGGCGGCGGGCGGGGCGGACGATAAAACGGGCGCCCCTTCCACGCGCATCACGGCCGCGCAGTGTCTTTGTGTCAGTCAGTCTGTCATTGACCTTGGCTGAGACAAAAGGCGTCCGTACAGACCCACCGAGTGATTGACTTACTTCAATTTACTTTTGCGTAGTGATTGCAGATTTAGCGTTAGTGCAAAGtgttgattatattatttattttgttgtgatgtgatttgtgtggtgtttatttattacctttggtatataatgtcaaaaaaactaaGAGGTGCTGAGTATCGGAAACGAAGGTTAGAGAAAAGTCACGCAGAAAATCTTGAACTTAAGAATGTAAAGAAGTTATCTACCTACTTTTCGAGGGACACTTCAGTAGTTGCAGTTTCTCAAGAACCCACTTGTAGCTCACAAGTACCTACAAGCGATGAGGACTTGGAGCAAACACCTGTAGGCTTACCTGAAGATGCAGAAGACCACGTCCTTCTTCAGGAACCTTTTTCTAAGGTAGGCCTAGTTAAAGCTGAAGGTACCGATTGCGAGTTGaaccttaaagaaaatgtaacagctgttataagttcttctgataagggtaattttgaaaacactcttacagccgaacaaaaacggcaaataatactaaaattaggCTCTCATCAGCCTAAAGGGCCATTTCCAAAAGAATCagaagggagaaataaaaataggggatttgacgagaaatggtattttcaaaagaataaagaaaaccaattgagaataaaacgtaattggttatgctattcaaacaccctcaatgtttgctattgtcaGCCATGCTGGCTTTTCAATATGGCCTATACTGATGTGAGATTTTCGGAAGGTACGTCTGACTGAGCACATTTAGGTCGAAACATAAAAGACCATGAAGAAGATTCGAAGTCATGCAATTGcgtgtgaaatatactatcgctggcagttaggcctaacagttgatagtgagaatctggaggagattaaaaaagccactgattactggagacaagttttaaggcgagtggtggacgtcattattacgttagctacaaacgacttaccactgagagagcacagattgtgtaatgacgatgaagatgcaactaaatcgaaaggaaatttccttgagataatacatatgctatcaagatatgaccaggtccttgcagatttaattaagttaccaaaacgtagtgttaactaCCTTAGTCCTCAGATTCAAAATGAGCTGATCAACCTCatttccaaagagataaaaaaagaaatcaaggaagaaatgaaaaaagcccctatgtgtctattatctttgatacaactcaagatatagcgaaaaccgaccagctgagtacagtgtttcgttatataaagataaaaactgacgaaggcgacaggccagtacaactagtcatagaagaagcgttcgggaagtggaaagccagaaatcagaatacttatcaaatgttgttttcaatatcatagaaaaatattcatatatatctAAAGTTCGAGGGCAAGGCTACGATGGAGCCGCTAATATGAGTGGTATATATTCAGGCCTTCaagcaagaataaaaaaaaatcctgcAGCTAAGTATATTCACTGTTGTGCTCATGCCCTTAACTTGGTAATCAACGATTCAGTATCAAACATTCCTGAAATCAGaacctttttttataatgttcaaagtctttatgtattttttaaacctatATCAAGATGGGCACTGTTGACTAAGTCGGCTATGTTACAAAAAACCTTAAAGAAAGTGTGTCCAACAAGGTGGACTTCAAGAAATCAAGCCGTCGACGCTCTTCGATGTGGTTATTTTGACATAATGAAAGTACTGACTTTCCTAACGTTAGAAGGTAAAGACCAAGAAGAAGTAAACCAAGctaaattacttttgaaatattttgagcagtttcctacagtaatattgatagttattgaaagtgtgttgcttgaaactatggacataatttctaaaaaaacttcaaagtaccgaagaagacttggaacacgcaacaaaaatgctcttaaatctcaaaacaaaaattaacaaacttaggaatgagtggcaaacagttaaagcagatgcaactaagctttgtttgcaatggaaagttgtaccacatttcactgactcaagaacaaaaaagaagacaagaatgTTTGATGAAGTGCAAGTTGATGACCCTATTAAAGATAATGAGAAACGTTTCCGGGTTGAGGTGTTCAACCGTAGCCTTGACATAATCACAACACAGTCGTTTTGAGGCAGTGACAGAGCGTTTTGAGGCTGTTACTCACATTACTATTAGTTTCCAATGTCTGAAGCCTTCTTTTTTAGTTGGAGCAAGtgatgaagaaatcttagaatcaagcaaaattttgatattaaactaccaagatgacgtctcccttaacttaggtccacagcttgtaaggctaaaaacttgttttttaagtcaCGTGGAAAAACTCAGAAGTATAAGGGATCTTGCAGATACTTTAATAGTGCGTGCTCAAGTTGGTTCCAGCTTTCCAGATGTTGTGAatgcttgtttgatttttttttacactacctgttacaactgcaagtgcagagagatcattttcaaaacttaaactgataaagaactatcttcgcagcaccatgtcccaagaacgtctgagtgccttagcaaccatatctatagagcgcagcagagccaggcacatcaacttggacgacacaataacacagtttgctagcatgaagtcacgaaagaagattagttaagatagtaatatgcgagttggttttgtaactacttaactactatgttcacgttttagataatgtactcaaatttaaactagggttttcaatacatatttattaaatatattgaaatttgtactttcattccaaagcctatggaattgaattgagatttaaatacatattgctatacacgtaaactaggtctcttacaaggaacaaaactttataaagaatagtagactgtaagttattataaaaaaatgatgtttggtcAAAGACGCCTTACATTGCTGATGAAATGATGGCCAAGAGACGTTTGTTACGGTAGTGAGGTGAACTGTCGGCACTGATTGATCATGTAGGTAAAAAAGTTGGGGAAGGGGCGCCAGGGACTGAGTCGCTCCATGGCGCCAAAATCCTCACTACGCGACTGTAGTGATTGCTATAGTGTAATTtctcacaattaattataatggGCAGTtgcatataatattaattctagATTACATTCACTATAGCACTAGTGAGTAGGCCAATAAATTTACCTTCATCACAGTCGGTTGGTGGGATGTAGTGGGAATGCTCCAATATTCGCAGAAGGAAGAGAGCCATCAATGTTCGGCTCACAAAGTCCTTGGGCTGTCGCTTGTTTGCGTGCGTCACTAGGTTAGCCAGctgtgaataaattataatatgatatatcaGGGACATTTTTAgtgaatttgaatattttacttcttttaggGGTAGGAGGATTTTGAGCATATCTTTTTAAATACTTCTACACTATTGACCAAACAAGTTTCAAACTTAGAATCATTATTATAATGTAGTTGTTTGGATCTTCATACTATAAAATGGTGATGATTaaacaggagttttttttttttactttattctgtTCTAGGTAATGTTATTAGGGTGATCAAGGATTGAATCAGAGTATGAGTCTGAGGGGGCAAAAACTTAATTCTCATAGGTACTGTTCCTAACACACCTtgtgaaaataaatgtgaaagGAAAAACTGCAAACCAAAATTTCAGACTGGAGACTTGTTTTTCCAACCAAGCGACAGGAGGATTCTCAATCTTCAAATGCCTCACAATTGTTTCTCATTCAAAACAATGGAACCATATGTACATCATCATTTTGATGAGAAAGCTGATGTCAAGTTGTTCCTTTCAAAATATTTCCGTTTCCTATTTTCCATTCTTGTGAGTTCTGAGGATGATATAGTAAGcaaattatattgaatttgaaCTTGAGAAATTCCTTGGAAATTATCGTCATAAGTTGATTTTTTTACGCTCAGCAAACAAACATCAGGTTCTCAACTGTTCTGTGGAATCTCTAGGTGTATGgcttttaaagttataaaacaaactGGATATACAGTGAACACATGAAGATGGAGAATGTTACTGGACTTAAGAATGACTAAGCTTGTTCTTCATTCTCCTTCCTGATATAGCATCTATCTTTCTACAGAAGCatatatatctaaataaacaTCTTCACGGGTTGAGTATTTCTAGGGATCCACTCTATAGCTTATGCAATAATCAAGACGAAGTTGCAGAAGACTTGCTTTTTGACTGGCCCGTGGTAAGGTTCTGATTGTTTTGCCATTTAAGGGTGCTTTCAACAAGGATGGTAAGTTTCTTTAGAAAGACAATTGGTTGTTTTCAGCATTTTATGGGAGTACTGTAACTATAAACTGCTAGGGTTCCATTCATACAATGAGGACTAAGTTTTTTGTTATAGGCCATCTCAGAAGAATTAaggacaaaataatttttatctataataagAGGTGTAGGACACTGCtaggtaatgaaataaataatttgtaatactttaaatagaaaaacataatCTAATATTCAGCAACTCTTTTGATCCTACTATCCTTGAAGCATATGATCCCTACAGAAGTATATATGTACCCTGGTGTAGTCTGGAGAGACAGGCTGTTTCTCTCGGACTCGTTGCCAGTAGCTGTATTCCTGCTGAGTGATGGTCCGCAGGGCAATGTGACACAGGATACTCATGCCCGAGCCGATCAATAAGTCCACATAACGGCACTCGTAGCGGTGGTAGCTGAGCGCAGCATCCCTGCATGCTGGGCTACAGAATGCCAGCCCCGCACATTCCATACAAGGCACAGCTGAGCGTAACCTACCACCGCACAAGTTGTCTCAGTGAACATTATTTGGCTTAAGTATTTTAACACTGAAATTAGTAAATGGCTGtatatagtaacaaatatttatgttaaattacttttcaatACACAAACTATTGAGTTCAGGTCTGAGGGaattagataaaattattaaatagacaTTCATGAGGTGTAACTGATACATTTTCCAATAGTTACAATTATAATTGTTCGAATAGCACAGTTCACAAGATATTTTGaagagttttttatttgtattttagtaaaaaaacaaattctctAAATtgcacataattttataaaactccatatttaaacatatatttcacaCTACATGTAAGAAAATCacttttcatataaattatagcTTTTTAAGATTACCTTTACTGTCACGTATTTTAGAActgaatatattcaaaataaatgtagtGTACAAAATGAATACTGACGTTCAAACACACATATCAGATCACGTCTGTGACTAATATAAATCTACAGATGACTTAAACTAAATGTTATATGCATCGCTTCCTATATTCAGTTTATTAACAgcccatttatttttatactagagCTTGTTATAGTTAACCAGAGTCGTGTAGATAAGCTGGTCCACTTCCATAACAGCTGATTATAATGGAGCCTGTGGCATCGTGACACCTTTCTCTACCATGCTTCATTGCCTATCCCTTTATGATAAATGATCTTAATcatgacaattaattaattttaaaatgaacataaatatgaTCATAGTTAGTACATTGAAAGCTATACCTCATGAAACAGTGGTGGCAATGAGAGCCAAACTTGGCAGGCAGGAGGCAAGCCACATATGGAGTCTCCGCAGCTAATACATCTCCACTGCTGACACGCTGGCGAGCAACCACATAGCGGCCAGTCTTCTCACCCGATCTCACAGACAACGCTGCTGACAACCCGGGCAACTGGGGATGCTCTCCGTCTAACAGTCCCTCTGAGCAGGCAAGCACCTCACATTAAATTGGCATAGCTGCCTTAGGTAAGATTAATTTGTCAATGCAAGGGTAAAATTAATTGCctcatattatattacaatttattgtaaccAATGTCTTTAGTTTTTATTGCTAAAAGGCAGTATGCAGTTATATCCAGAATAATTTGTTAATGGGGATGTCTGTAACTATATCTTTGATGGATTAAATGTGTtttgcctttaaaaaaataaaaccatggaTAAAAACATGTTCCTATCAGTAGATGAATCACGCTAATGGAAGGCACATGCACAATCTGCTTGCATGTTGACAAATATAGAAGAGCAAGTTCCATTTAATTGTGTTTCGTTGCAAATTAACTTAAATAGGAACATTTTTCCTACAAATTTTGGGATGGGACCAAATTCCAGTACAGATTATTTAAAAGTCTGTTAATCACATAGCTTTACCATCAAGATCTTTTCAAGATGGTGTTTTCCTGTCaataaaaatatgctaaaattaaACCTCtcttaaaaatggaaataaaataaatgtaaacaaattattgaaaagtaCTAGTAATACCTCTCCTATCTATTACTTTTGAAAAGATAACGAATAATCAAATTCTTTCTTTTTATGAAACCTTTAATGTTTTAGACACAGAACAGTTTGGATTTAAACCCAAGAGTAACATAATTTTGGAACTCTTtgaatttgttaaatatgtaatGGAAGCCTTGTATACCTTGTAGAAGACTGTTTTCTGTGACATATCcaaggcatttgattgtgttATCCAGGATATTTGGTTGAagaaactgaaatattataattcatattctAATACATTATTATCTAGATAGTTGTAGTATTTATACTTTCTTCAaggaacaaattattttaactgttttaagttTTCATACATTTAGTAAcgaattatgttatataaaagatGTATTACAATTCTATGGATTCACTTAAAACCGTTATAAACTGTCTTTGAGTACATCACAAGATTTTTGAAACAATTCTTTGCGAAAACTACAGGAAGTAGTCAAGacttaaatgatttaaatgaaaGCTTACATCAGAAACACTAACTATGAAcatctaatattaaataaactctgacaataataaaattgagGATACagtgcattacatttcaattcaaCTAAATAAAATGAGGTCAAATACTCTGAAGTTTCAAAAAAGATTCACTATTCAAAGCAACGATTTAAAACAGTAGTGCTTTCTACAAATCACCAAACAAAACTGGTTGTTACTAAATCATATTTCTGCCACACAAATAAGGTCTATTCTCTTAAGGTCTATTCTCTTTTTTAGGTCAAAGATAACGTTTATCTACTAGATCAAgggaataaatgtaaaacaataaaacagatCATTAGAGCTCAGGAATGTTTAGATCCAACATCTGGGGCTCCAAGAATGCGGTGGTTTCTGGAGATGGGAAACAGTAACTAAAGAGAATATTGAAATATCAGGAATACAAATACATTGtcatcaaaattcataaaaaatatggagatttaaataatatagtacacTTGGGACAGATGCCTGAAGTTCATGTTCCAGTGGTTTTAGATTACTAAGATCTCAAAAAAAGACAATGAAGGTGAATGGAGAACTAGCATTTTAGGGTTTCTGATATAATATACTACTTAGAGCGTTATCTTTGTATAAATTAGCTTGCCTTTGTTTTCTTTGTTAGCCGGTTCAGGGTTCTGTACATTGGCAAGATTTTTCAGTTCAGCGGTGACCTTATCTCTCCACTCTGTGTCTTCAGGGCTGAGCATCTTGAGGATAACCTGCAGTGTCACTCTGGCTCTGGCTGTCTCTTTCAGCCTCTCATAGCACTGGGCCATCATCCAGTAAGCCTCCACTCTATATGACATAGCAGAGATTGCAATGTGTATAATAGTGTGGTGCTGTCtagtttacacaaaaatcaaactttaaacaatatggAAGTCGTGCTGACCTGAACTTGTCTGGAAGTTTCTGCTTGAGGCTGGACTGCAAGTCAGAAAGGCACAACTGATACTCTGAGAGGTGCCATAAGGTGCTTGCCCTGGACCAAAGAGCAAGGGAAAGGCTGAGTCCTCCATCCACAGATTTGTCCACACCTTTGCAAAATCATCCTTTATATACATTGTGTGAGgaaattatataagttttgtcTAGGAGCAAAATTGTGTCTAATATTGTACTTctagttttaattgaaaattgtacATACCAGGTCCTGGAGCTCTAATAATGCTCTGAGTGAATAAAAGCAGAGCTCGCTCGTACTTGCCGCCTCTCGCAGCTTTGTCTCCATCCACTCGACGTAACTGTGACAACTGCGCTGCCTTACCACGGAACATCTCTTGTACATTGTGTAGCACCCCATGAACCACTTCATAAAGCTGCAAGGGTTGAAAGTAAGCTTTTTTAACATTGAGATCATATTTGATAACTTTTTTCAGTCATACTATATAATGTT
The Homalodisca vitripennis isolate AUS2020 chromosome 4, UT_GWSS_2.1, whole genome shotgun sequence DNA segment above includes these coding regions:
- the LOC124360097 gene encoding SET and MYND domain-containing protein 4-like, which gives rise to MEEDQYYTSICSAATLQSDKKGFFQSYADNVLELAGSQWLNEFRQLTSDSERLLKCYNDERLYEVVHGVLHNVQEMFRGKAAQLSQLRRVDGDKAARGGKYERALLLFTQSIIRAPGPGVDKSVDGGLSLSLALWSRASTLWHLSEYQLCLSDLQSSLKQKLPDKFRVEAYWMMAQCYERLKETARARVTLQVILKMLSPEDTEWRDKVTAELKNLANVQNPEPANKENKEGLLDGEHPQLPGLSAALSVRSGEKTGRYVVARQRVSSGDVLAAETPYVACLLPAKFGSHCHHCFMRLRSAVPCMECAGLAFCSPACRDAALSYHRYECRYVDLLIGSGMSILCHIALRTITQQEYSYWQRVREKQPVSPDYTRLANLVTHANKRQPKDFVSRTLMALFLLRILEHSHYIPPTDCDEDDNLTGMRLFLGCVLLHLLQCLQFNAHEIYETMYKKDMDFESSKINYTAVGVYPSVALFNHDCCPPITRYFRGKELVLRAVRPLAPGDAVSENYGPVFTMRTLSERQRSLASRYWFTCECAACQEDWPKLTALDTDIVHLRCKMKDCDGFITTSIEPRKPKAKCPKCGVNLNLAEAALLVKSYHNDYERGLAAMGEGQLTEAAQVFSAYSDVMHVVCRPPIKNVSLAQEALRSCWAYNYNKHVLN